DNA from Rhinoderma darwinii isolate aRhiDar2 chromosome 6, aRhiDar2.hap1, whole genome shotgun sequence:
ccaagGTGcccgaacttactgcacaccttgacgtgcattaacgtcaaggtgcacaaaggggttaaacttttaAAGCACagaaaagttgcaattttcagctgttttttgagcaactcgcgattttcgctgcgtttttatggccctttttggagctgttttcattagagtctatgaaaaatgcccccaaaaatgtcccaagaagtgacctgcacttctttttcgcgtccgtttttttacgcggccgtttttaaaaacggccaggtaaaaaaatggcccaacGGAACAGAacgttgtttttcccattgaaatcaatgggcagatgattaaAGGCGTtctcctgccattttttttgcccGAAAAagagccgaaaataagctgtgtgaacataccctagcatATCAACATTTaaacaaggagaaaaaaaaaggaaagaaaaaaaaaaccatactaTACACAAAAGAAAACTAATTTACCCACCCAAACCCACCCACAAGCTAAACGGCAGCGGCGACCTGGAAATGAAACAGAGAAAATTCAACTAAgcatggaaaaaaaagaaaaaaaaagaataacgcCATGCAGACATATAAATATCTCAATGGTGCATCGCTCCAGAACGGACTTTGGTCTTTTTACACTACCTTCGCCTCTTTTTCAAAAATTAAGTAGAGCTTGGTGGCCTGTTGAAAAaccaacaaatttactataatttacaccaaaaaTGTTAATTATAGCATAAATCTACGTAAGCTCATAACTGGCGTAGATTTGCCTTTCAGGCGCACGGatggccagagatgcgcctaatttattaagatgtGTGTCTTAATAAATTAGGAGCATCTTACTCAAGcgatctttatattaagactggcgtataaaacaGCAGGATCACAGGTTGCTATAATATTTACATGCATCAAAGTAGACTGTGAATAAGCgggagattaaaggggttgtccggtcatTTTTTATTGATAGCCAATCTTTAGGATGGGCCataaatatcagattggtggagaTATCAGACTGGTGGGGGTACAAACTCCCGGAACCCACATtgctcagctgactgaaggggccaggtttaccaggcacagcgccgtacacatcgGTAGCGGCTGTGTCTaagattgcagctcagtctctcAGACTTGAATGGAACTGGAACTTCAATCCCAGGCACAGACACTCCAGATGTGTTACGGcgctgtgtctgtaaaaaaaaacctgcaaaaaaggTTGCAGCAAAGAAAGCCGGACCCCATCAATCAGCTAAATCGGTGGAAGtgtgggagtcagacccccaccaatctgatattgatgtcctatcttaaggataggctatcaatgaaaaaaaaatgtccagacaacccctttatgagcTTTATATTAGAGGAATATGGGCGTCCCTGGTTACGGAGCAAAATTGACAGACTGCAAAGGTGGGGGGGTGTCTCTTCAATGCCTGCTTAtaaaagtctatagagaggggagggagcagagagagaaagaaacaAACACAGACGCTGCCAAAATAAgcctatagagaggggaggagaAGCATAGTGGCTCAGTggatagcactgttgccttgcagcactggggtcctgcgttcaaatccaaccaaggacaacatctgcaatggagtttgtatgttctccctgtgtttgcatgggtttcctcccaaaaacataccaatagggacagtaaaagaggacctttGTACAgcactgcataatatgttggcgctatataattgGCACACTGCAAGCAGGCAGGCAGGAGGAGGGCCTCTCTAAAGACTTGTCTGACTCActctctctgctctctcctcctgccccctctccatagacatgtATTGGCAGGAGAAGAGTGAAAAAGACACAGAGATGCTGCAGCATCTTCCTAGTAAGATGtctatgtgatagagataggagagcaggattctcctcttttctatgtgcgctgtgtatagaagacatgatagcagttaggctccacccactatctcagagacaactgagaatgagAGAGCCTGCTGAGGAAAACTGTTAAATGATGCCAAATACAAGGGCCAAAAATgtagttattcctcatataacagcatattctgaaaagttacctgAAAAAATATGTACGCTTGACAGTCCTGTACAGGTGATATATCATTCTAACAACATATGAAGTGAGCACGAATAGCAAGCTTTCCTGTAGAGGACTGACATTTTgtatctcttaggccccatgcacacgaacgttctTTTGCGGCTGCTATTCCCCCGAAAatctacgggagaattgcggccccattcattcctatggggccatgcacacgaccatgctttCCACgatccatgcatggcccaggagcctggaccgcagaaagaacgtgcatgtcttattacgactgtgttctgcggtccaggctcatagcaaataatggccacggccatgtgcacggcccacgatttgcgggtggcttgtGGATGACACTCTGCacccggccgacccaaaaatcacggccgtgcacatgtgtACGGTCTTAGCGTTCACATCTCCATCAGGGTTCGTTCTGGCGTTCCTTCGGAGCTTTCTGTcaaaacggaaccctgactgaaacaaacgaacATAGGATGCAACTGTAAacctttcagtcagggttccgttctgacggtaaGCTCCAATGAAACGCCAGaacgaaccctgacgcagatgtgaacgaagccttattaggAATTATTTATTCCAATTTTACACGCGTTTACCTGGGAAAATTGCTTGCCAACTGCTGTACACCTGTACAATCTCAGCAATAACATGAAGTATGGaccttttattcttttatttgagCAGGGTGACCATATTGCAGCGCATGGATATAGTGTCTATGCCTCACTTCATCTATGCCTTCATCTATGCCTCACTTCAGAGCATTTCTCTCAGTAATACAATTGCCCTTTTAAGACTCCCCCTCCCTCCTTGTCTTAGGGGTGTGAGTTGGGAGGAGATTGATGGCTAGGGATGCAGATTCATTATCATGTGAAGGGCTGGAGGAGGGAGAGAGATAGGAGGTGTAGAGGAGAGAGAGCAgacgcggaggaggaggagggtgtctTCTGGATGACATCCCCTCCACTTACACAGGGGATCCCGCAGACCGCACTCACCCTGGATGACCAGCGCTGGATTGTGCCATTGTAGACCCGGCAGACATGCACCTCGGGTGAGGTTGCTTTGGCCAGTTAGGCAGGGGACTCGTCTACCCAGGAGGGATCCCAGTGTCTCTGGCCACATTGCAGACTATCATGGCATGCATGGGCTGAGGAACCTCAGAGGGCACCACCGGCGCGTCATCACCGTGTTCTGCAGCTGTGCCTGAGCCTGTAGACATGGGCAACATCTCCTCCAACATCTCGTCCTTCCAGTCCCTGCACATTGTCATGCTCGGCCTGGACTCTGCCGGGAAAACAACTGTATTATATCGGCTGAAGTTCAATGAGTTTGTCAATACTGTGCCCACCATTGGCTTCAACACTGAAAGGATACGACTAAGCAACGGGGCTGCCAAGGGAATCAGCTGTCACTTCTGGGATGTCGGGGGTCAGGAGAAGTTGCGCCCCCTGTGGAAGTCGTACAGCCGATGTACAGATGGCATCATCTATGTGGTGGACTCCGTGGACTCAGATCGACTGGAGGAGGCCAAAACCGAGCTGCAAAAAGTGACTAAGTTTGCAGAGAACCAGGGAACCCCGCTCCTAGTCATCGCCAACAAGCAGGATTTGCCCAAATCCCTGGCAGTGGTCGACATTGAAAGACAGCTGGCACTGCAGGAACTGAGTCCATCTACCCCATACCACGTCCAGCCGGCCTGCGCTATCATTGGTGAGGGGCTCACAGAAGGCATGGACAAACTCTATGAGATGATCCTCAAGAGAAGGAAGACACTCAAGCAAAAGAAAAAGCAGCGGTAACGCTGGGTTATTGACAAAGCTACAGGATGCCAACCAAAGATGCCCACTATGATTATGGCCAGCGATCCACTGCTATTGGCTTGGCATTTTTAGATAACTATAAACTCCTTGCACTGTGTGTCAAGGGGATCGAGTCTACCCCAGATACAGGGCAGGACCCTGCCATTTAACTCCTTGTATGCTGAAGGCAAAAGTCGTGTCATTGCTGAGCAATACTTGGCCCAACCCTCCAGAGCCACAAAGGGGGTAAAATAAAATGGTGTACTGAATTTATGGAATTGCAGACTTGGTATTGGACTAGGTGACAAGTGTCTTCTCTGACAGTGGACCACAAATGTTGAGTGATAGACCTTATTCAATCTATGTAATTTATCCACCGGCCAAAAATAATGAAACTTGAAGTTTTTAGTGTACAGTGTTGACATTCTTATCTCTGTGGACAAGTCCTGGTATCACTGCCTGCTGGGGGTGATGGGTCTGCAGGGTCTGCAGGGGGTTGGTGTCTTTTCTGTCTGGTCTGACAGTTGTGCCTGGTGTTAATTCTTCCTTCCTCACTCCATTCTGCACTGTTTCTCTCTCATTCATAGCCACAGGTTACAAATGTAACATTCATTTTCTGCTACATTTCTGTGATTCAGTCTCACAATGAATGGGGAGGGGAGGTTAAGGTTCGGGGTGGGATCCATGGCTGGTATCATCTGGTGCCCATTTCTACTGCATGAGATTAATATGTGAGATTGCTAGAATTACCTGTTATCCTTGTCTTTTCTAGCCTCCATATTATTTGCACTCCTTACTAAAAATGATTGTTGAATTTTAATTCCTGCCTTGTGTGTCTGTTTTGTTGGTCTCTGTTGCGTCTTTGCATTCATGGTTGGCAAGACCACCTCATATTAATGGAGATGGGGGGTAATCTGGAAATAATGCACTTGTCTGTGTGAGCACAGATCTCACTAGCTACagatttttatatacatatatatggtttCTGAACTGAACACCTGTCTGTACGGGTAGAGAGTGTGTTATATTTACAtattatttgtgtattttttttatctaactTGAATATCATGAGTAGAGATGGTAGAACTGATTCGCCAGGTTGGAGATTCGCAGCGAATcaatgcaaatttttttattaaatatgcgCTTTAATCATGAGCTATTCATGGCTGATCTATCAGTCACAACATGGCATGGATCCTCAACATGTTAGCATTGAGAGCCAAGTTTGACTCTGCTCCATCTGCACAAATATCAATATTTCTCAGCACCTTTATAAATATTTACATAAAAATGGttatatttatatacaaaaaGCGCCAGtccatacacacagacacatctcTGCAAACAAACAAGGTATAGCAGAAAGTCGTTGGTATCTTGAGTCATCATCTACTGTAAAATTTGCTCTCTTGCCTCGGTCTGGGTGATGGATCTAGTGTGTTACTTATGTCTAGATGCAGCTTGGTGGTCTGTCTACAGCAGCCAGACTTGACTTGGTCAAATATACTCTGTCATATCTGCAATGTCTTCATATGTTCAGACTTTGTCCAGAAAGGCGTTGTCAGTGGCCTCCCAGTTGTGTCTACGTCCATATGTCCAGCTGTGCTTGTACTTTCAAGTGgtaaaaattatgttttatttagcAAGCTGAAAAGAATCACTGTGTAAGCAGCTGCTGTTTCTATATTGGAAAGCTGCAGACTAATCCTATGATGAGTCCATTTTTAGAATGTATGATTTCGTATAAAATGTTATAACCATTTACTAAACAGTAGTgtcatttttgttcttttatatatatttttttccaaatcatatataaaaaagcatggttaatatttttattaccacCCTGTGCATGCATATGGTAAAATCCAACGGATTATAGATAGAGTTGATTATGTGATGTGATTCTACAAGTTTCACAGCAGCCAGTGGAAAAATGCACCTATTGTTTTGTTCTATTAGCTACAAGCTTCTTCAGACACGTGGTTAATGTGTATCAAGTATTATGATAATGGCAGTATTCTGCAATCTGTCATAGGAATTATCAATCCATAGTGAATGCTGGAACAGGGAATactttaatttatattttataatattcattatattttttaatgcttttttttaatgtaaaaaatcaaAGCTCTCCCAAATCCCGTCAAAGTATAGGACACAAATCTTTGTTGCAATTCCTACTTTCCTTGTTTTATGAGTATTTCAGTATGGTTCCTACCTACCATTTCCAGTATGTTTGAACCCCCTTTTTAAAGCAGTTCACTAAGTAAAAATTTTTTGcggcccatacattataatgttatatattatgtTAAAATGGTCTTCACCTAAATGTATCTTTAGAAAAAATCTCAATAACACAGGCTAAAGCTGCTCATACACTTAAAATTGTTAATCGCTGAATACTTGTTCGGCTGACAACTATATCTTCTGACCTCCACATACGCATGCCTGCTTGGCCAGGTATGCATGTGTATTCAATAAGGACAGGGAAATAAACTGCTGCCCGACatctctggcagcagcttatctcctgcaggaacaaagaattgggcatgttgaaatccaacatgttcGATCATTCCCTCCCTTGACATCTTCCATCAGAGGGAAAGTTGGAACACCCCCATACATATCCGATAGTCGGCTGGTCCCGCCAACATTTTTTAGTTTGGCTCACTGTCCTTTGATGTGTTTGGGCACCATACGATGTCATATGACTGCTGCCAAGCTGCATTTCCCCTTTTCTGCTGTTAGCACAGTGCCAATTCTGCACTTGTGTCATTTGAGATAGACTGGTTGCTAAGGATACACTACCAGACAGCACATCCCTCAGGCCTGTCTGGTAGTGTACTCAGGCCTTCAGCTCAAGGCAGAATTACCACTTAACTGTTGGCAAAACAGGTACAGATAGGCTTAACAGAGCTTGAACCATGCCTTTCCTTTTACTGCTGTATTAAACATTACATCTAGTTTAGCTCTGTCTCTGATACAGATGTTTTTCTTCCACACAGTGTGATCTGCCAAAAAAGTGGTTGGTTGCATTTCTCCATGTCACAAGTACTAGAGTCTATTTTCTAGTATGGCTTGTGCTGGAGAATGGTCCAGAcaaacagactaaggcctcatgcacacaactgtgtttggtctgtgatatacagaccgtatgtcggccacatttcctggACCCAACACAGTTCAGggggctgggctcctagcatcatagttatgtatgatgctaggagtccctgcctccccggggAAATacagtcccatactgaaaacatgattacactacgggacagtatttccgcggagaggcagggactcctagcatggataactatgatgctaggaactccGGCTCcccgaactgtgttcggtccgggtagtGCAGCCAACATATTGTCCGTACATCATGGAACAAACACGTTCGGGTGCATGAAGCCCAAGGCTCTTTTCACATTTGCATTCTGGGGTTCACTTGGGGAAGATCTCCCTTTTCACGGCAAGAATAGTGCAGTTTGCAGTGCTATTTCTGCCATCAAAAAAACTGGAATATGGACAGAAGCTTGACGGACCCAATAAAAATCAGGGTCGGtttgtatacgtctgaaaatggaTCCATCACAGTGTCATGACTTCCATTATAAACATAGGCCATGACACTAGTGTGAATAGGACCACCAATCCGCATTATCATGCAAAGCAGAAGAGAAgaatttattttgtatgtttttcacACTCTCGAATAACTCAAtaatattgaaatcaatggtgatgcaaacggaaacataTAGTTTCCGTTTATAGCtacatagaaatcaatggtgatgcagtttccgtttgtttcagtttggtttcccctgacggaaagctccaacggaacccatgaacagagccccgacgcagatgtgaacgaagcctaaggcagatttactaatacaatTACAATGTTTTTTTCTGTAGTTCTACTGTTTGTGTCAGCATAAGGGCATGGCTTCCAGACGCATCAAGTACAACtgatttattaaagttttttgtgACTTTTCTGAAAAGTTAAAACATTGCTGATTCAGACTGGAGTTTTCAGTATTATACCAGTATCACTAAATACAGAACAAAGTGGATCTCCATTTAAGGGTACTGGGATATCTTTAATGTATATTAtggatgctttttttttattagggatCTGTTATCTAACACACTGTCAATTAAAGAGTGCCTTTAATTTGTTGGTACACTGGGTAATATATTAGGAACTACCCAGCAGCGGCCCATGGTTAGGTGCAGACTCTTTTGCAACACTGTCAAGCTTGCAGTTTTATGGCAATGTGTCCCATGCCATATAGGGTTTTTTTGTCTCCTTCTGGATCAATAAAGGTATAATATGATTCTTTTTTTTCCACAGCACCCTCCCCTCTATAGGTTGCCATAAGCAGTATAGTTTGTTGACAAAAGCAACTGCAAGGAAATTGATTGTCATTCAGTTGTCATAAACTAGCTTCAATATCTTATAGAAGTAGCAATTCAGCTAATGAACGTGCACTGGGGAATACCATATCATTTAATGCCCTAACATATCCTGTGCCCCTcccagaatatatacaaacactaTGTACAGTAAGTCCATGAAAAAGCATGCAAAAAATAATGCTAATAGTGTCAGTGTTGCCTGTAGCAACCAATCCGAGTCAACCTCTCATTTTGCAAAAGAAGGTAGAAGGAGAAATTTTATTTGCTGCTATAgaaaacacttagggtatgtgcacgtagtgttttcaggcgtatttcgggggattacgcctcaaaaaacgcctgaaaaacggaagcataatgcctacaaacatctgcccattgatttcaatgggaaatacagcgttctgttctgatggggcgtttttttacgcctcattttcaaaaaacagcatgtaaaaagacgcccgcgaaaaagaagtgcatgagcCATTTTTGAtcgactccaaaaacggccgtaagaaaCATAGTGAAAAATGTGAgtcgcttaaaaaacatctgaaaatcaggaacggttttttgaaaacagctccgtattttcagacgtttttgattttgtgtgtgcacataccctgacacttTTTGTAAGAATTAGGACATATTTACATGTTTATTAATTATTAATCCTTCATCAATCCTCATTTAGCACAACTTTACTGATGGTTGACCTTTCTGTTACTCAAACTCTGAACAGGGGTCTGAACCTTCAtttttggccccatgcacatggcagagccgAGTGCAGAAGGTTGTTCGCCAGCACACTTCGTACTATTGTGCCACAGAGACAACATACCATGCTCCTTCAGGGCCATATGTGTGAGGTAGTTTCCCCTAAATTACAGCATGGGATGGagcatggcacaattttttttctgatgGATTCCACATCAAATCGGAGGCACAAAGATGCCCAGTTGAGGCTTTATGCACCTATATGGTTGGCCTACTACAACCCCATACAAaacagagctgtaatatggccatgttcatgaggccttactatgAGATGTAAGATTATTTATATTGGATTGTGTCTACTTACCTTTGGAGATTCAACAGCCAGTTATTATTTTTTAGAGCAACCTGATAAGAATGTAAAATTCATGATAGATATATGTTTATGTTTAGCTACTTTTATTTACTCTATATTCCACTTGCCCCAAATGTCTAATAGAATGTGTTATTCAAAGGTTCAATGATCCTTTTAGGAAGACCTATCTAAACAACCAACAAACCAGACATATTATAAGTATGACATAATATAATATTTATGGTACAGTCAATTTATCTCAAACTTTCGGTGTGTTTGCTTTTTTACCAGTATATgacttctttggtg
Protein-coding regions in this window:
- the ARL4C gene encoding ADP-ribosylation factor-like protein 4C, which produces MGNISSNISSFQSLHIVMLGLDSAGKTTVLYRLKFNEFVNTVPTIGFNTERIRLSNGAAKGISCHFWDVGGQEKLRPLWKSYSRCTDGIIYVVDSVDSDRLEEAKTELQKVTKFAENQGTPLLVIANKQDLPKSLAVVDIERQLALQELSPSTPYHVQPACAIIGEGLTEGMDKLYEMILKRRKTLKQKKKQR